ATAGAGTAATCGTTAAGTAGAATTTTCAAGAGGCGGTGGTCACTTTTAACATAATATTGATGTAGCCAAAAATATTATCAATGTTctagataaatatttttttaaaaagtgctACAGTGTAATAATATATGAAACATTAGCGGTcggggtttttttttttctctcaaaacAAGTAAAGCGATCGAGGTTAATCTTTTAGTCTTAGGTTATATTTCTTAGTTATCCgtaaaataaatggaaaaatcaAGAAACGACAATTTTAATTGATATAATAACTAGATACCTGCAAAAAGTGCTTGTAAGCCCAATCCGGGAACCAGGGTCGCTTATAAACGACAACACCAAGAAGCTTCTTCAAACCCTCGACGGTTTCAGGGAGCATCAACTCCTGCCACGACCTGACCCCAACCCTATTGAAAGCTTCTTCGCTCTGAGACTCGGTTATGGCAAAGTTGGAGTTCGACAGCACCAAAAATGTGACGAACTCCGGCTCCATGGCCGCCATCTTCGATCCCACTATTTCGCCGTAGCTGCATCCGACCACCGCGCACCGTTTCACCCCCAACAGTTTAAGCCCCTTTGTCAGGCACTCGGCCTGGAACACCGGTGATCGCTCAGTGCGGTCGGTGGTGGAACCGCCGAAGAAGAGAAGGTCTGGCACGAAAACCTCATGCGTGCTCTCAAATGCCATGATTTGAAGCAGCCACGTCAGAACTCCTGTGGCCGCAAAATCGTGTAGAAACACTAGAGTAGGCTTTTCAACATGGTTGGAAGATTTAATAACCTGATTGGCTTGGTTTTTGTATGTTTCGATGATGTGGTTAGGTGCCCAGAAGTGAACCACTGTCCCTGCTTGGATTTCTATGGTTTGAGATCTTAACCCATAGAATTTCAAAAGGGATTGGAGAATTGGATTCAGAGCTGTTGAAAGGTTCACCATCtcagtagttttttttttgttctttttatgTTATCAAATGTTGTGTCCCCTATATATAGCAAACAATACTTTCACAGTTTAAAATGACTTCGTTCAAATTTATGTAAATGAAAAGAGAAATTAAATATGTATTGACTTCTGCCACAAAAAGCAAGTTTGTTGACTTCGTGCAATAATACTTTCTGCAAGTTAAATAATGCAGGGGTAACGATCTTGGCCACATGCCGATAAAGATAAGACAAGTTAACACTGCATTcccatttaattttaataataagtATCAGGATTAAATATgcattattttttttactttaaacTATTTTACTATTGTATTACAATTTTACACTTATCTTTTCGTTtagttaaaatatttttcaatattcGACAAATTAATATGAAAACATCACTTAATTTTAACacaaaatttatttgaatattatcaAAATATtccaaattttataatatatctattataatagaaaagaaaagaaaaaaaaatcaaacttcaatattaaatttcaaaaaatctaaaaaaatataag
The genomic region above belongs to Humulus lupulus chromosome 1, drHumLupu1.1, whole genome shotgun sequence and contains:
- the LOC133799201 gene encoding uncharacterized protein LOC133799201 isoform X3, with protein sequence MVNLSTALNPILQSLLKFYGLRSQTIEIQAGTVVHFWAPNHIIETYKNQANQVIKSSNHVEKPTLVFLHDFAATGVLTWLLQIMAFESTHEVFVPDLLFFGGSTTDRTERSPVFQAECLTKGLKLLGVKRCAVVGCSYGEIVGSKMAAMEPEFVTFLVLSNSNFAITESQSEEAFNRVGVRSWQELMLPETVEGLKKLLGVVVYKRPWFPDWAYKHFLQVMFDSRKERAELLKALVIKDKDFVIPNISQEIYFASGEEDKIFTVKIVQQTKS
- the LOC133799201 gene encoding uncharacterized protein LOC133799201 isoform X2, translated to MVNLSTALNPILQSLLKFYGLRSQTIEIQAGTVVHFWAPNHIIETYKNQANQVIKSSNHVEKPTLVFLHDFAATGVLTWLLQIMAFESTHEVFVPDLLFFGGSTTDRTERSPVFQAECLTKGLKLLGVKRCAVVGCSYGEIVGSKMAAMEPEFVTFLVLSNSNFAITESQSEEAFNRVGVRSWQELMLPETVEGLKKLLGVVVYKRPWFPDWAYKHFLQEIYFASGEEDKIFTVKIVQQTKSELGDKATLNLIKKAGHLAHLERPFVYNRNLKKILTSV
- the LOC133799201 gene encoding uncharacterized protein LOC133799201 isoform X4, whose protein sequence is MVNLSTALNPILQSLLKFYGLRSQTIEIQAGTVVHFWAPNHIIETYKNQANQVIKSSNHVEKPTLVFLHDFAATGVLTWLLQIMAFESTHEVFVPDLLFFGGSTTDRTERSPVFQAECLTKGLKLLGVKRCAVVGCSYGEIVGSKMAAMEPEFVTFLVLSNSNFAITESQSEEAFNRVGVRSWQELMLPETVEGLKKLLGVVVYKRPWFPDWAYKHFLQVMFDSRKERAELLKALVIKDKDFVIPNISQGTW
- the LOC133799201 gene encoding uncharacterized protein LOC133799201 isoform X1 — its product is MVNLSTALNPILQSLLKFYGLRSQTIEIQAGTVVHFWAPNHIIETYKNQANQVIKSSNHVEKPTLVFLHDFAATGVLTWLLQIMAFESTHEVFVPDLLFFGGSTTDRTERSPVFQAECLTKGLKLLGVKRCAVVGCSYGEIVGSKMAAMEPEFVTFLVLSNSNFAITESQSEEAFNRVGVRSWQELMLPETVEGLKKLLGVVVYKRPWFPDWAYKHFLQVMFDSRKERAELLKALVIKDKDFVIPNISQEIYFASGEEDKIFTVKIVQQTKSELGDKATLNLIKKAGHLAHLERPFVYNRNLKKILTSV